CATGGTATATTTTGACTTCTTTCCCTCCAACTTTGAAGAACCTTGTAAAATTGTATGCAGCTAAAGGAATGGCAACAGAAGAGGGAAGTATCTGAGAAGCATATCAGCCAGGGGAATAAGTAACTGGAATTGCAGATCTGGTATTCACCTggaaaagttggaaaaaataaagttctacATATGTAATTTCTTTATATCTATTTGAAAATCTTGCTGCTTCTTGGAACCACACAAAATTTCCTATGCTCCCAGTAATCTGTATctacatttaaatgaaagcacaaTATACTTATCAAAACTTTTACTATACCTCTCCAATAGTATATCCTAACTGTCTAGCCCGAACAATCATCTCCATCTGGAAGACGTATCCTTTAGAAACACATTTCTCCATTAGTTTCTGTAAGACTTCTTTTCTGTATAACCTGTAAACgattacaaagaaaatgaaacctgaAGCACAATTTCTGGACTTTGGAAATCAAGATAGTGCGTAGGAATCTTAACTGTAGTCACTCATTCATatcattactattttaaaaagtctttaacAAAGTCATAGGAGCAACAGTTCTTGCAGTCTAGTCCACTATTTCTTACACCCTTTCCAAACAGATTTCATAGTCCTCCGTAAAGAAGGTCTGTTCTTACTCCAGTTCCTTGTTCAGcagtttcttaatttcaaataaactttACGAATCGCAAACCAGACCCATACCTGAAACTCCCTGTTAAGTCTGATGCACCTGGTCTCAGCAAAACCTGAGTTATAAAATTGGCACCAcgactgtgaaagaaaacatgaatgtCAAAAAAAATGCTCAGTACACAATTCTGAAAGATCAAGCAGAATTTctagaaaataagtaaatatcATCCTActagccaaaaaaaaccccaacaaacctTTTATTGCTTAATATGAAACAATTGTATTTCTAATGTGTTTTCACTGCTAGATTTGACtaataaatcatagaatcatggaatctTGAAATCAAAAcccaacattttgtttttcaaatgtagATGATTAGTAGATTATTGAACTTCTCTATGAAggagaaaacaatgttttttagAAATTAGGTTCACAATCTCACTCTTTATGGTAGAATTGTCAGTACAACTACAcactaatacaatacaaaagaaatacatttgacAACAGTCAAAACAACGTTTTTCTTCTGACTAACATTCACTGtaagcacagaataaaaatgcttCCTGGACAAATAAGAGACTTGGATTTAGAAAATCAAGGTTCAGTTCTGGTTTACACTGCTTTCATAGTATGATAAGGATAAGCTCCGCTGATGAAAAACATTGTGAGACCAAAAAGCCAGTCAGGACTATCTTGCTGAGGACTATATTACACACTGATAAGATGTGCAAGTCCTTCACCTTGCCCAGTATGATGCAAAAGGATTCCTCTGTAATGTCCATTTAGCTATCTTCCTTTTTTGGGgtgtatattttatttagattcACAAAAAGACGAGCACTTATTCCAGCCAttaaaaaacaggagaaatccAAATACAGTCCCTGTGATACCATCTCCAGATCAGACTGGTAACACAACTTCTGCTCCTAATTCTCTACAGTAACATATAAATCAGCATTAACTTATGCCTATTCTCTTAAATCAGGTGTGAGAAAGACTATGCAGAAACTTGTTGATTACCTCCTCAAAATCTGTAAGTCCCTGTAAGCCTGAGATGCCAGCCTCCGTACGCTTATACGACCTTGACagttttcatctttgcttttggGTGAAACCTCTCCCTAGCGTTCACCGTACTGTTTTCCAGTAAGGTCTAAGTAATGATTTATTGACATTGATCGTGCCAGATAATTCTTAACTTGGGACAAATCAGAGTGTCAACAGAGGGGTTTAGCAAGTTTAGGGAAAGGACCATTACAGCTATTAAAGCTAACTAAATGCGTCTTTTAAACTTGACAAAAGTGTCATCGTCTCAGCTCATTCTTTGGATGATAAAGCTGAAAGACTGTCCCAACCTGATGCCATGCAGATTTGTCCACTGTTCCAACCCATTTCTCAAGCCTAGTCATATCATTACATTCTTTCTTGGTAAGTTTTAACCAAAGAATTTGCAAATCATGCATGCTTCTATTATTTAACGTAATTTTGCAGTACCCAGTACCGTTGACTAAAGACTCAGTTCAGCTCACACAGATTGAGTTGAGTTCTTggaattattatttcaaaacaacaaatttATGTGTAAATATCTAGAAAAATACTAAcctgattaattttcttttcaaatcccAGCCATATACTCCTCCATTTCCTTTATATCTTGTTCCAGATACAATATCAAAATtgccttctttctgctttctataAGCAATTGGTTTTAttagaaaaacaggaggaataTTTGTATGAAGGTAgtacaaatttcaaaataagaacaatAGCTCTTTTAGTACAAAATCTGTGTTTTACAAACCTTTGAACAAATAACTAGAGAGGAAAGCAATAGTTACGGTGGTTATAAGCGTTACGCATTTAAAAAACTGTTAATTGTTCTCTTGTAAAGAGATATTTCAGGGAATCTTATGATTATCTTTTACCAACTACGTCACAGAATTTCATAGACTACTTCATAAAGAATTTATAAAGACCgacttacacatttttaaagcctcTCTCTAGTAtaaaagacagaattattttaaatacagatttaaatatttaaattacacAAACCCATAgtaagggggggaaaaaaaaagtctggaacTATCCTTAGTCTGTACCATGCCTGACTGCTGCAGAACTTTATCTAAAATTTTAGGCCTCCAGTACTACTAAGCAAGAAAGTTGAGAATTACGCAGAGTGCGACCCTTAGCCTCCAACGGAATGCCTGTTGACCATTTCTCACAAATTGAAGTGTTACAGGGAGGTAAGAGGTAGGCAAAAGGGAGAGAAGCATTTCACCAATAATTGAGGATATAGTCCTCTATTCAATATCCCTACATGCACACATGATGAAATTATTAGAATTAGAAGATGGCATTTATATATATGCTTTTCAAAGCTGAATAACCATTACAAGGAAGGGAAGTACTTAGCCACACATGCTCTCTGTTACTTTAAACTTAGGGATTTTTCTCCAGTTAGgaactaattatttttctggatgATTTTGGGACAAATCTAACAAGGTCCAATCACTTTTATTTGAATTCTTGCCTTGCCAATTTCCTTACTACAGTAGACAACTATACAAGAATATAAAGCTTTCAAATATTACTATGCAACAATAAATGTTCAGAAGTCATTCTCTCATACTACAATGGGCACCTACCTGATAAACTCTGGAATAAACTTTGGctgaaatggaaggaaaacagatcagaaaagagaaagaggtgggaggtaaaaaaaaaaaaattataacagATTAAAAACACAGTACATAAAACACAGACTTACATGGTGAGAGAGGTCAGCATccataataacaataaaattcCCAGTGGCATGCTTCATTCCATGAATATAAGCAGTGCCTGatgaaaacaatacagaaataatttccctcACTATTTTAACATATGCAATCTTCTAGCCACAGTCTTcacttattttctaaaatctcTAAGTTATACTAGAAAAGGATCAATGAAAAACtcctacaatttttttaaaaatgatgtatCAGTGGtcaaacattaaaattatttttccttttccctacAATTTCAGCACtagattttataaatataaaccTTGGCAAACCCTACTGCACTAGAAATGTCCAGAGAAACACAACTTGGTAAGTGGGACGCTATTTGCaataacatttccaaaagcGCTGTAGGCACTTATGAGCCATAGAAAACTGGAAATAGGACACAGGCAACAAAATAATCACCGATAGTTAAAAAAACTTGC
The genomic region above belongs to Gymnogyps californianus isolate 813 chromosome 17, ASM1813914v2, whole genome shotgun sequence and contains:
- the DPM1 gene encoding dolichol-phosphate mannosyltransferase subunit 1, which translates into the protein MAAGGADKFSVLLPTYNERENLPLVVWLLARTFRESGNNFEIIIIDDGSPDGTQEIAEQLEKIYGSDKILLRPRARKLGLGTAYIHGMKHATGNFIVIMDADLSHHPKFIPEFIRKQKEGNFDIVSGTRYKGNGGVYGWDLKRKLISRGANFITQVLLRPGASDLTGSFRLYRKEVLQKLMEKCVSKGYVFQMEMIVRARQLGYTIGEVPISFVDRVYGESKLGGNEIVSFLKGLLTLFATT